Proteins from one Prevotella sp. E2-28 genomic window:
- a CDS encoding phosphorylcholine transferase LicD, which produces METNYNPNEQALALHGDRINDETREIQSCLLGILKAIDNVCREHHLRYYLFAGTMLGAVRHKGFVPWDDDADIAMPRPDYEEFLKHANEWLPERYELVRAGAPMNYPYVFARVQDNNTTYQPRRSFEFLGGLPVDVFPLDGMVKPGFRRWWHYFRYRKLWHLIYFAYTDPYKHGKGFRSFLTLAIRKIFPPLMLQEKIDQLRKEYDFETSSLVVDHDNRPEHGIVPKEVIGTPVPYEFADTTLMGVANPDAYLRCWYGNYMEIPKDIPRTFYRYLDLKKPWKVYVSEQKK; this is translated from the coding sequence ATGGAAACCAATTACAATCCAAATGAACAGGCGCTGGCACTACATGGTGATCGTATCAACGACGAGACCCGCGAGATACAAAGTTGTCTTTTAGGAATCTTAAAAGCAATCGACAACGTATGTCGCGAGCATCATTTGCGCTATTATCTTTTCGCAGGCACAATGTTGGGAGCAGTACGTCACAAGGGGTTTGTACCTTGGGACGATGATGCTGACATCGCAATGCCTAGGCCTGACTATGAAGAATTTCTGAAGCATGCAAATGAATGGCTACCTGAACGATATGAACTAGTACGTGCCGGTGCCCCAATGAATTATCCTTATGTTTTTGCTCGTGTGCAGGACAATAACACGACCTATCAGCCACGCCGTAGTTTTGAATTCCTTGGAGGATTGCCCGTTGACGTGTTTCCACTCGATGGTATGGTGAAACCAGGCTTTCGTCGCTGGTGGCACTATTTCCGCTATCGTAAACTGTGGCACCTGATTTACTTTGCCTATACAGACCCCTACAAGCACGGAAAAGGTTTTCGTTCATTTTTGACACTTGCCATTAGGAAAATATTCCCTCCACTTATGTTGCAGGAGAAAATAGACCAATTACGCAAGGAATATGACTTTGAAACTTCATCGCTAGTGGTTGACCACGACAACCGCCCTGAACATGGTATAGTACCTAAGGAAGTCATTGGCACACCTGTACCATATGAGTTTGCAGACACTACGCTTATGGGAGTTGCAAATCCTGATGCATACCTGCGATGCTGGTATGGTAACTATATGGAAATACCTAAGGATATTCCTCGGACTTTCTATCGTTATCTGGACTTGAAAAAGCCTTGGAAAGTGTATGTCTCAGAACAGAAAAAATGA
- a CDS encoding CDP-glycerol glycerophosphotransferase family protein, producing the protein MKILLFCENKYAVDIVRPLQDEADRQGGHEVLWYVHKKKIPEFPLRNEVRWTNSIQEAYDFHPDAVFAPGNIVPYYLSGVKCSIFHGYAAEKRDQFRIRNYYDMYMTQGPYFTQEFLKLQETYKDFEVVETGWTRQDWIARHRHDFEEERKALLWNNGCDKMVLYAPTFSPKLSSLPKIKDDLIRLLTKKDILLLIKLHPLTQKAWVNEYKQLAENYSNVIFEDDFAVTKYMLMADVMISDTSSTIYEMLLLDKPVITLDTVSQDPYWKNINDASQLISAYDEVFNNKELTEKRKWIIQNYDPYTDGNCAQRMLEGVQQYIKRHGVPEKRKLNLWRKYVSIKTFGRVK; encoded by the coding sequence ATGAAGATACTGCTTTTTTGCGAAAATAAGTATGCTGTAGATATCGTACGCCCACTACAGGATGAGGCTGATCGCCAAGGAGGTCATGAAGTGCTGTGGTATGTACACAAGAAAAAGATTCCAGAGTTCCCATTAAGAAACGAAGTGCGTTGGACGAACTCTATTCAGGAAGCTTATGATTTTCATCCTGATGCGGTGTTTGCCCCTGGTAATATCGTGCCTTATTACCTAAGCGGTGTAAAGTGCAGTATCTTCCATGGTTATGCTGCTGAGAAGCGTGACCAGTTCCGTATCCGCAATTATTATGATATGTATATGACCCAAGGTCCTTATTTCACGCAGGAGTTTCTGAAACTTCAGGAAACGTATAAAGACTTTGAGGTAGTGGAGACGGGATGGACCCGTCAGGACTGGATAGCACGTCATCGCCATGATTTTGAGGAAGAGCGTAAAGCTTTGCTTTGGAATAATGGTTGCGATAAAATGGTGTTGTATGCGCCAACATTCTCTCCTAAGCTCTCGTCACTACCCAAGATAAAAGACGACCTTATCAGACTGCTGACGAAAAAGGATATCTTGCTGCTTATAAAACTGCATCCACTGACACAAAAAGCATGGGTAAATGAGTATAAGCAATTGGCAGAGAACTATTCAAACGTCATCTTTGAAGATGACTTTGCCGTGACGAAATATATGCTGATGGCCGATGTGATGATTAGTGATACGTCATCTACTATTTATGAGATGCTTTTGCTTGATAAACCCGTCATCACCCTTGATACCGTTAGTCAGGATCCCTATTGGAAAAATATCAATGATGCCTCGCAGCTTATCTCTGCTTATGACGAGGTGTTTAATAACAAGGAACTGACAGAGAAACGGAAATGGATTATTCAGAACTATGACCCATATACCGATGGAAACTGCGCACAGCGAATGTTGGAGGGGGTGCAACAATATATTAAGCGCCACGGTGTGCCTGAGAAACGCAAGCTCAACCTGTGGCGCAAATATGTTAGTATTAAGACTTTCGGACGTGTGAAGTAG
- a CDS encoding phosphorylcholine transferase LicD yields MHKIREKQGYELDEQLQELWQVQLDLLEKFIDVCQRHNLRCWIDGGSLLGAVRHKGFIPWDDDVDVAMMRDDYDRLLEIAPQEFQHPFFYQTAYTDTDYYRSHAQLRMDGTTCIRPSDSFQPFHQGIFIDVFPMEGVPENLEEANDAVKKGKRILRFLKAKNTNILYSGRLGLVFRKIKAKQAVKKRGWATIFKEAEDWFRKFPVADYEQVGALCFSGTQLVYPKAIYDETVWLDFEDLKVPAPAGWDVYLRTQYGDNYMTPMRDNTLHGNLIIDAHRDYREVLPEVQKEYSSSLFKRLMKKIKK; encoded by the coding sequence ATGCATAAGATACGGGAAAAACAAGGTTACGAACTCGATGAACAGCTACAAGAACTCTGGCAGGTACAACTGGATCTGCTGGAGAAATTTATAGATGTGTGTCAACGGCATAATCTGCGTTGCTGGATAGATGGCGGTTCGCTGCTTGGAGCCGTACGCCATAAAGGATTCATTCCTTGGGATGATGATGTGGATGTGGCGATGATGCGTGACGACTATGACCGTTTGCTGGAAATAGCGCCTCAGGAGTTCCAGCATCCGTTCTTTTATCAGACAGCCTATACGGATACGGACTACTATCGTAGCCATGCACAGTTACGCATGGACGGTACGACGTGTATTCGTCCCAGCGACAGTTTTCAACCATTTCATCAGGGTATTTTCATTGATGTATTTCCTATGGAAGGTGTACCCGAAAATCTTGAAGAGGCAAATGATGCTGTCAAGAAAGGTAAGCGTATCCTGCGTTTCCTGAAAGCCAAGAATACTAATATCCTTTATTCAGGAAGACTGGGACTCGTTTTCCGCAAGATAAAGGCGAAACAAGCCGTAAAGAAACGTGGATGGGCAACGATCTTCAAGGAAGCAGAGGACTGGTTTCGCAAGTTTCCTGTGGCCGACTACGAACAGGTTGGTGCTCTGTGTTTCAGTGGTACACAACTCGTTTACCCGAAAGCCATTTATGACGAAACCGTGTGGCTTGACTTTGAAGATTTGAAAGTACCAGCACCTGCAGGATGGGATGTGTATCTGCGAACGCAATATGGCGATAATTACATGACGCCGATGAGAGACAATACGCTACATGGAAATCTGATTATTGATGCCCATCGCGACTATCGTGAGGTGTTGCCAGAGGTGCAGAAGGAATACAGCAGCTCGCTGTTTAAACGATTAATGAAAAAGATTAAGAAATGA